Proteins from a single region of Acidovorax sp. NCPPB 3576:
- a CDS encoding TetR/AcrR family transcriptional regulator — protein MTATAPPPSRLTDRKRHAIVQAAIGEFREHGFAGTSMDRVAAVAAVSKRTVYNHFPSKDDLFAAILGQLWDRSQSLAAPGHDPKRPLRAQLLELLERKMALLGDAAFMDLSRVAMAEMLHTPARAQAMVARLGEKEEGVTAWVHAAQQAGRLRGGVDPQYAAHQLQGMVKAFAFWPQLALGQPPLTAAQQRQVLDDTVDMFLGFYAVPGAGANPAAG, from the coding sequence ATGACCGCCACCGCCCCGCCGCCCTCCCGCCTGACCGACCGCAAGCGCCATGCCATCGTCCAGGCGGCGATCGGCGAGTTCCGCGAGCACGGCTTTGCCGGCACCAGCATGGACCGGGTAGCCGCCGTCGCCGCGGTCTCCAAGCGCACGGTCTACAACCATTTCCCCAGCAAGGACGACCTGTTCGCCGCCATCCTCGGGCAACTGTGGGACCGCAGCCAGTCGCTGGCGGCCCCGGGGCACGATCCGAAGCGGCCCCTGCGCGCGCAGTTGCTGGAGCTGCTGGAGCGCAAGATGGCACTGCTGGGCGATGCGGCGTTCATGGACCTGTCGCGCGTGGCCATGGCCGAGATGCTGCACACCCCGGCCCGCGCGCAGGCCATGGTGGCGCGCCTGGGCGAGAAGGAAGAAGGCGTTACCGCCTGGGTCCACGCCGCGCAGCAGGCCGGCCGCCTGCGTGGCGGGGTCGATCCGCAATACGCCGCGCACCAGTTGCAGGGCATGGTCAAGGCCTTCGCCTTCTGGCCGCAGCTCGCGCTGGGACAGCCGCCGTTGACCGCGGCGCAGCAGCGGCAGGTGCTGGACGACACGGTGGACATGTTCCTGGGCTTCTACGCGGTGCCCGGGGCAGGAGCCAATCCCGCCGCTGGATGA
- a CDS encoding gamma carbonic anhydrase family protein has translation MPLAPYLDTAPTLDTGVYLHPSAQVIGDVHLGRDSSVWCNAVLRGDVNRIVVGECSNVQDLAMGHVSHRHPGKPQGSPLVIGSHVTLGHSVILHGCTIGDECLIGMGSIVMDDAVVGDRVMLGAGSLVTPGKALESGYLYTGRPAVRQRALTPQEIAYLRYSAEHYVRVKNNYLAAAPPPQAGATAT, from the coding sequence ATGCCCCTCGCCCCCTACCTCGACACCGCCCCCACGCTGGACACCGGCGTTTATCTCCACCCTTCGGCCCAGGTCATCGGCGATGTGCACCTGGGGCGCGACAGCTCGGTGTGGTGCAACGCGGTGCTGCGCGGCGACGTGAACCGCATCGTGGTGGGCGAATGCTCCAACGTGCAGGACCTGGCCATGGGCCATGTGTCGCACCGCCATCCGGGCAAGCCGCAGGGCTCGCCGCTCGTGATCGGCAGCCACGTCACGCTGGGCCATTCGGTGATCCTGCACGGCTGCACCATCGGGGACGAGTGCCTGATCGGCATGGGCAGCATCGTGATGGACGACGCGGTGGTCGGCGACCGCGTGATGCTCGGCGCCGGCAGCCTGGTCACGCCCGGCAAGGCGCTGGAGAGCGGCTACCTCTATACGGGCCGCCCGGCCGTGCGGCAGCGGGCGCTGACGCCGCAGGAAATCGCATACCTGCGGTATTCGGCCGAGCACTACGTGCGCGTGAAGAACAACTACCTCGCGGCGGCGCCGCCGCCGCAGGCAGGCGCGACGGCTACTTGA
- a CDS encoding LysE/ArgO family amino acid transporter, whose protein sequence is MLSSITPFLHGFGAGAGLIIAIGAQNAHVLRVGLLGRHVALTVGTCIAIDVIAIAAGVAGMGALIQGQPWLLAIARWGGAAFLAWYGLGALRRALRPDGALAAGLGAPGAGPTARQALAAVLAVSLLNPHMYLDTVVLLGALGGQQPAGQQLRFTLGATTASTLWFLTLGLGARRLAPWFARPVAWRCLDAGIAAVMFSIALFLAFTPLHSTP, encoded by the coding sequence ATGTTGTCTTCCATCACCCCTTTCCTGCACGGGTTCGGCGCGGGGGCCGGCCTGATCATCGCCATCGGCGCGCAGAACGCGCACGTGCTGCGCGTCGGCCTGCTCGGGCGGCACGTGGCCCTCACGGTGGGCACCTGCATCGCCATCGACGTGATCGCCATCGCCGCGGGCGTGGCCGGCATGGGCGCGCTGATCCAGGGCCAGCCCTGGCTGCTGGCGATCGCCCGCTGGGGCGGCGCGGCGTTCCTGGCCTGGTACGGCCTGGGGGCGCTGCGCCGTGCGCTGCGGCCCGATGGCGCACTGGCCGCCGGCCTGGGCGCGCCGGGCGCGGGCCCCACGGCGCGGCAGGCGCTCGCGGCGGTGCTGGCCGTGTCGCTGCTCAACCCGCACATGTACCTGGACACCGTGGTGCTGCTGGGTGCGCTGGGCGGCCAGCAGCCGGCGGGCCAGCAGCTGCGCTTCACGCTGGGCGCCACCACGGCCTCCACCCTGTGGTTCCTCACCCTCGGGCTGGGCGCGCGGCGGCTCGCACCGTGGTTCGCCCGGCCGGTGGCCTGGCGCTGCCTGGACGCGGGCATCGCGGCGGTCATGTTCTCGATCGCGCTGTTCCTGGCCTTCACCCCACTGCATTCCACCCCATGA
- a CDS encoding B12-binding domain-containing radical SAM protein: MPASTPRVLAVIPPMTQLNTPYPSSAYLTGFLRSRGVTAFQEDLALALVLRLLSPEGLQAVAARVQALPEAQRSPAVQSFAAQQDRYLATVAPAIAFLQGRDSTLAHRIAGRHYLPEGPRFASLDVYVDDEGGDPLGWAFGALGLHDKAKHIATLYLNDLADVLRDAVDERFEFVRYAESLAGSQPTFDPLADALAAPPTLVDEMLQALTHEAIARHAPDVVLLSVPFPGSVYAAFRIAQAIKARYPHIATVLGGGFVNTELRELAEPRVFDHFDYVTLDAGERPLLALLEHLQGQRGRQRLVRTFVRDPETRAVQYVNMMEADIAFAEVGTPTWDGLPLDRYLSLLDMLNPMHRLWSDGRWNKLTVAHGCYWKKCSFCDVSLDYISRYEGASAAVLADRIEQIVRETGQTGFHFVDEAAPPKALKALATELIERNAGISWWGNVRFEKTFTPELAELMADSGCIAISGGLEVASDRLLQLMKKGVSVDQVARVTRAFTDAGILVHAYLMYGFPTQTVQDTVDALEYVRQLFANGCIQSGFFHRFACTVHSPVGKNPGEYGVTLAPLPPGDFAKNDVAFIDPTGVDHDALGGALKKAIYNYMHGIGLDEDVRAWFPFKVPKTTVARNRIERALRAA, encoded by the coding sequence ATGCCCGCCTCGACCCCCCGCGTGCTGGCCGTCATCCCGCCGATGACGCAGCTGAACACGCCCTACCCCTCCAGCGCCTACCTGACGGGCTTTCTGCGCTCGCGCGGCGTCACCGCGTTCCAGGAAGACCTGGCGCTGGCCCTGGTGCTGCGGCTGCTCTCGCCCGAGGGCCTGCAGGCCGTGGCCGCGCGGGTGCAGGCCCTGCCCGAGGCGCAGCGCAGCCCGGCGGTCCAGTCCTTCGCCGCGCAGCAGGACCGCTACCTCGCCACGGTGGCGCCGGCCATCGCGTTCCTGCAGGGGCGCGACTCGACGCTCGCGCACCGCATCGCCGGGCGCCACTACCTGCCCGAGGGCCCGCGCTTCGCCTCGCTCGACGTCTATGTGGACGACGAGGGCGGCGACCCGCTGGGCTGGGCCTTCGGCGCCCTGGGCCTGCACGACAAGGCCAAGCACATCGCCACGCTGTACCTGAACGACCTGGCCGATGTGCTGCGCGATGCGGTGGACGAGCGCTTCGAGTTCGTGCGCTATGCCGAGTCGCTGGCCGGCAGCCAGCCCACCTTCGATCCGCTGGCCGACGCGCTGGCTGCGCCGCCCACGCTGGTGGACGAGATGCTGCAGGCGCTCACGCACGAGGCCATCGCGCGCCACGCGCCCGACGTGGTGCTGCTGTCCGTGCCGTTCCCCGGCTCGGTGTACGCGGCCTTTCGCATCGCCCAGGCCATCAAGGCGCGCTACCCGCACATCGCCACGGTGCTGGGCGGCGGCTTCGTGAACACCGAGCTGCGCGAGCTGGCCGAGCCGCGCGTGTTCGACCATTTCGACTACGTGACGCTGGACGCGGGCGAGCGCCCGCTGCTCGCGCTGCTGGAGCACCTGCAGGGCCAGCGCGGCCGCCAGCGCCTGGTGCGCACCTTCGTGCGCGACCCCGAAACGCGTGCCGTGCAGTACGTGAACATGATGGAGGCCGACATCGCCTTCGCCGAGGTGGGCACGCCCACCTGGGACGGCCTGCCGCTGGACCGCTACCTCTCGCTGCTGGACATGCTCAACCCCATGCACCGGCTGTGGAGCGACGGGCGCTGGAACAAGCTCACCGTGGCCCACGGCTGCTACTGGAAGAAGTGCAGCTTCTGCGACGTGAGCCTGGACTACATCAGCCGCTACGAGGGCGCGAGCGCCGCCGTGCTGGCCGACCGCATCGAGCAGATCGTGCGCGAGACCGGGCAGACCGGCTTTCACTTCGTGGACGAGGCCGCCCCGCCGAAGGCCCTCAAGGCGCTGGCCACCGAGCTGATCGAACGCAATGCCGGCATCTCGTGGTGGGGCAACGTGCGGTTCGAGAAGACCTTCACGCCCGAGCTGGCCGAGCTGATGGCCGACTCCGGCTGCATCGCGATCTCGGGCGGGCTGGAGGTGGCCTCGGACCGGCTGCTGCAGCTCATGAAGAAGGGCGTGTCGGTGGACCAGGTGGCGCGCGTGACGCGGGCCTTCACCGATGCCGGCATCCTCGTGCACGCCTACCTGATGTACGGCTTTCCGACGCAGACGGTGCAGGACACCGTGGACGCGCTCGAATACGTGCGCCAGCTGTTCGCCAACGGCTGCATCCAGAGCGGGTTCTTCCACCGCTTCGCCTGCACCGTGCATTCGCCCGTCGGCAAGAACCCCGGGGAGTACGGCGTCACGCTCGCGCCGCTGCCGCCGGGCGACTTCGCCAAGAACGACGTGGCCTTCATCGATCCCACGGGCGTGGACCACGACGCGCTGGGCGGCGCGCTGAAGAAGGCGATCTACAACTACATGCACGGCATCGGGCTGGACGAGGACGTGCGCGCCTGGTTCCCGTTCAAGGTGCCCAAGACCACCGTGGCGCGAAACCGCATCGAGCGGGCTTTGCGGGCGGCATAG
- a CDS encoding ACT domain-containing protein, whose product MTAPLLSTRSITLATLPSLYAVARLAPQAAIPPWADGEGFVSISRSGEELSITCLQARVPDGVQADRGWVAFRFMGPFGFGETGIVLSVIRPLSENGIGIFVVSTFDGDHLLVSQADGERACALLAAAGHRVVPAAG is encoded by the coding sequence ATGACCGCACCCCTCCTGTCCACCCGCAGCATCACGCTCGCCACCCTGCCCTCCCTCTACGCCGTCGCCCGGCTCGCGCCGCAGGCGGCCATTCCGCCGTGGGCCGATGGCGAGGGGTTCGTCTCGATCTCGCGCAGCGGCGAGGAGCTGTCGATCACCTGCCTGCAGGCGCGCGTGCCGGATGGCGTGCAGGCCGACCGGGGTTGGGTGGCGTTCCGTTTCATGGGGCCGTTCGGCTTCGGCGAGACGGGCATCGTCCTGTCGGTGATTCGCCCGCTGTCGGAGAACGGCATCGGCATCTTCGTGGTCTCCACCTTCGACGGCGACCACCTGCTGGTGTCGCAGGCGGACGGCGAACGCGCCTGCGCCCTGCTGGCCGCCGCGGGCCACCGGGTGGTGCCGGCGGCCGGCTGA
- a CDS encoding GNAT family N-acetyltransferase, with protein MTALLRTARPADAPAIAALHTASWRFAYQGALSEQYLATHVETDRLALWTQRLQSPQPPAGQHVIVAAEGDRLLGFVCAYPGEDPVWGSLLDNIHVSAQAHGMGIGAQLLAAVADHCTAACAEAGLYLWVLQSNLQAQRFYAAHGAANVQADDWDAPGGTRVPTFRFAWQAGALPVSGRPKPPRGAPA; from the coding sequence ATGACCGCGCTGCTGCGCACCGCCCGGCCCGCCGACGCCCCGGCCATCGCCGCCCTGCACACCGCCAGCTGGCGGTTCGCCTACCAGGGCGCCTTGTCCGAGCAATACCTCGCCACGCACGTGGAAACCGACCGGCTGGCGCTCTGGACGCAGCGGCTTCAATCACCGCAGCCGCCCGCGGGGCAGCACGTGATCGTGGCCGCCGAAGGCGACCGCCTGCTCGGATTCGTCTGCGCCTACCCGGGCGAAGACCCGGTGTGGGGCAGCCTGCTGGACAACATCCACGTGAGCGCGCAGGCGCACGGGATGGGCATCGGCGCGCAGCTGCTCGCCGCCGTGGCGGACCACTGCACCGCGGCCTGCGCCGAGGCGGGGCTGTATCTCTGGGTGCTGCAGAGCAACCTGCAGGCGCAGCGCTTTTATGCCGCCCACGGGGCCGCGAACGTGCAGGCTGACGATTGGGACGCGCCCGGCGGCACGCGGGTGCCCACGTTCCGCTTCGCCTGGCAGGCGGGCGCACTGCCCGTGTCCGGGCGGCCGAAGCCCCCACGCGGCGCGCCGGCCTGA
- a CDS encoding PDDEXK-like family protein codes for MNPAHRNEYALLQQVQVRQQARRIAAQQFARQLAPDFSLLEYLRRNEMAISEYLALLLDPAGSHGQGPLFLHRFLQVLSTGHPDAAWAMGSQFRRIQREKSIEGGRMDIHLELDRGCICIENKPWAADQIGQLRNYARHLEQSAQGKFWMLVYLCDASPSAVSIDEKQLLALEGEGHFIWLQWPAIVTWLGDCALHVQAPAVRLFVDALVQFVRQKIIREPSMEDTQEIVTSMIATPANVESSIRIAQAVQHMKRELLRKTQEQMQKMAAAPGDLVAHWDADWQKSRRWIGFEFDLGLRDLRLRYEVKDLTEANYFYWGIRTSGQLTEPDAVVWPEIQRLMESHHAEGQVESPHWPWWQNLEDDAAYEGQEPAIKAMQPWVSMAQPSGAQDFASTAMRRAKDVKALLHASAALGSLLAGAAA; via the coding sequence ATGAACCCAGCCCATCGCAACGAATACGCGCTGCTGCAGCAAGTGCAGGTGCGGCAGCAGGCCCGCCGCATCGCCGCCCAGCAATTCGCCAGGCAACTGGCCCCGGACTTCTCCTTGCTGGAATACCTGCGCAGGAACGAGATGGCGATTTCGGAGTACCTGGCGCTGCTGCTCGATCCAGCGGGCAGCCACGGGCAGGGGCCTTTGTTCCTGCACCGCTTTCTGCAGGTGCTCTCGACGGGGCACCCGGACGCCGCCTGGGCGATGGGCAGCCAGTTCCGCCGAATTCAGCGGGAGAAGTCGATCGAAGGCGGGCGCATGGACATCCATCTGGAGCTGGACCGCGGCTGCATCTGCATCGAGAACAAGCCGTGGGCCGCCGACCAGATCGGGCAGTTGCGCAACTATGCGCGCCACCTGGAACAGTCCGCGCAAGGAAAGTTCTGGATGCTGGTGTACCTGTGCGATGCCAGCCCCAGCGCCGTCAGCATCGACGAGAAACAGCTCCTTGCGCTGGAAGGTGAAGGCCACTTCATCTGGCTCCAGTGGCCCGCCATCGTCACTTGGCTGGGGGACTGCGCACTGCACGTCCAGGCGCCTGCCGTGCGCCTGTTCGTGGATGCCCTGGTTCAATTCGTCCGACAGAAAATCATCCGGGAGCCGTCGATGGAAGACACGCAGGAAATCGTCACCTCCATGATCGCGACGCCAGCGAACGTGGAGTCGTCCATCCGCATCGCCCAGGCAGTGCAGCACATGAAGCGGGAGTTGCTCCGCAAGACCCAGGAGCAGATGCAGAAGATGGCTGCAGCCCCGGGGGACTTGGTGGCCCACTGGGATGCCGATTGGCAAAAGTCACGCAGATGGATCGGCTTTGAATTCGATCTTGGCTTGCGTGACCTGCGCCTCCGATACGAGGTGAAGGACCTCACGGAGGCCAACTATTTTTACTGGGGCATCCGCACCAGCGGCCAGCTCACGGAACCGGACGCGGTCGTATGGCCCGAGATCCAGCGACTGATGGAGTCGCACCATGCCGAGGGGCAAGTGGAATCGCCCCACTGGCCTTGGTGGCAGAACCTGGAAGACGATGCGGCCTATGAAGGGCAAGAGCCGGCGATCAAAGCAATGCAACCGTGGGTCTCCATGGCCCAGCCATCCGGGGCCCAGGATTTCGCAAGTACCGCGATGCGCCGCGCGAAGGACGTGAAAGCGCTGCTGCATGCCAGCGCCGCCCTTGGCTCGCTGCTCGCCGGGGCTGCTGCATAA
- a CDS encoding DUF2164 domain-containing protein — translation MTIALPKDVHQQAVASIERYFRENMEEKIGNIAASGLLGFFLEEIGPSVYNQAVADVQERLQQRVAEIDIEVHEDEFRYWQKFDRAAKKGRP, via the coding sequence ATGACCATCGCATTGCCCAAGGACGTCCACCAGCAGGCCGTAGCCTCCATCGAGCGGTATTTCCGCGAGAACATGGAAGAGAAGATCGGCAACATCGCCGCCAGCGGCCTGCTGGGCTTCTTTCTGGAGGAGATCGGCCCCAGCGTCTACAACCAGGCCGTGGCCGACGTGCAGGAGCGCCTGCAGCAGCGCGTGGCCGAGATCGATATCGAAGTGCACGAAGACGAATTCCGGTACTGGCAGAAGTTCGACCGCGCAGCAAAAAAGGGCCGGCCATGA
- a CDS encoding MBL fold metallo-hydrolase, with product MSSCSESPAASYGQSPQFADGRFRNAAPRHRLGTLKMLGVLWRFALGKPADTVPDRPIAVQPLTTAALLQAPDDSLWRLGHSTLLLKLDGRFWLTDPVFSERASPVQFLGPKRFHAPPLAIEDLPPIAGVILSHDHYDHLDHAAILKLAPKVEHFVAPLGVGDRLIAWGVPAAKVQQFDWWQGTTLGGLRLVATPAQHFSGRSLSDGNRTLWASWVLMTADTRIFFTGDTGYFDGFQAIGERFGPFDLTLVETGAYNADWPDVHMQPEQSLQAHRDVKGRHMMPIHNGTFDLSLHPWTEPFERITALAAAAGVPLVAPAMGERLDIRAPALSRQWWREAAAPAAR from the coding sequence ATGTCCTCCTGTTCCGAATCGCCGGCCGCTTCGTACGGCCAGTCGCCCCAGTTCGCCGACGGGCGCTTTCGCAACGCGGCGCCCCGGCACCGCCTGGGCACGCTCAAGATGCTCGGCGTGCTGTGGCGCTTCGCCCTCGGCAAGCCCGCGGACACGGTGCCGGACCGGCCCATCGCCGTGCAGCCCCTGACCACCGCCGCGCTGCTGCAGGCGCCGGACGACAGCCTGTGGCGGCTGGGGCATTCGACCCTGCTGCTCAAGCTCGACGGCCGGTTCTGGCTCACCGACCCGGTGTTTTCCGAGCGCGCCTCGCCGGTGCAGTTTCTCGGTCCCAAGCGCTTTCATGCGCCGCCGCTGGCCATCGAAGACCTGCCGCCCATCGCGGGCGTGATCCTCTCGCACGACCATTACGACCACCTGGACCACGCGGCGATCCTGAAGCTGGCGCCCAAGGTGGAGCACTTCGTCGCGCCGCTGGGCGTGGGCGACCGGCTCATCGCCTGGGGCGTGCCGGCGGCCAAGGTGCAGCAGTTCGACTGGTGGCAGGGCACCACCCTCGGCGGGCTGCGCCTGGTGGCCACGCCGGCGCAGCATTTTTCGGGGCGCAGCCTGTCGGACGGCAACCGCACGCTGTGGGCGTCGTGGGTGCTGATGACGGCCGACACCCGCATCTTCTTCACCGGCGACACGGGCTACTTCGACGGCTTCCAGGCCATCGGCGAGCGCTTCGGCCCGTTCGATCTCACGCTGGTGGAAACCGGCGCCTACAACGCCGACTGGCCCGACGTGCACATGCAGCCCGAGCAGAGCCTGCAGGCCCATCGGGACGTGAAGGGGCGCCACATGATGCCCATCCACAACGGCACGTTCGACCTGTCGCTGCACCCGTGGACCGAGCCCTTCGAGCGCATCACCGCGCTGGCCGCCGCGGCCGGCGTGCCGCTGGTGGCGCCGGCGATGGGCGAGCGGCTGGACATCCGCGCCCCGGCGCTGTCCCGCCAGTGGTGGCGCGAAGCAGCGGCGCCCGCCGCACGCTGA
- a CDS encoding GNAT family N-acetyltransferase, with translation MPSAEVPAGAPAVTVRRLGVNEAAACVPALAEVLIDCVAGGASVSFMHPLAHDRAVAFWRGVAEGVARGERALLIAEAVGSGAVLGTVQLVLAQPENQPHRADVAKMLVHRRARRQGVARQLLDAVDAVARQEGKTLMVLDTVTGGDAERLYARAGWQRVGEVPGYALMPDGAPCGTTFFYRAV, from the coding sequence ATGCCCTCTGCCGAAGTCCCCGCCGGCGCCCCCGCGGTGACCGTGCGCCGCCTGGGCGTGAACGAAGCCGCCGCCTGCGTGCCGGCGCTGGCCGAGGTGCTGATCGACTGCGTGGCCGGTGGCGCCTCGGTGAGCTTCATGCACCCGCTGGCGCACGACAGGGCCGTGGCGTTCTGGCGCGGCGTGGCCGAGGGCGTGGCCCGCGGCGAACGGGCGCTGCTCATCGCCGAAGCGGTGGGCAGCGGCGCGGTGCTGGGCACCGTGCAGCTCGTGCTGGCGCAGCCCGAGAACCAGCCGCACCGGGCCGACGTGGCCAAGATGCTGGTGCACCGCCGCGCTCGCCGCCAGGGCGTGGCCCGGCAGTTGCTGGACGCCGTGGACGCCGTCGCCCGGCAGGAGGGCAAGACCCTGATGGTGCTGGACACAGTGACCGGCGGCGACGCCGAGCGGCTCTACGCCCGCGCCGGCTGGCAGCGCGTGGGCGAGGTGCCGGGCTATGCCCTGATGCCCGACGGCGCGCCGTGCGGCACCACGTTCTTCTACCGGGCGGTGTGA
- the ubiM gene encoding 5-demethoxyubiquinol-8 5-hydroxylase UbiM yields MPQQHCDVLIVGAGPSGLSLAIALCQAGFTSTVLDRLPATALADPAPDGREIALTHSSGDTLRRLGTWALLAPHEIGRIAEARVHDGPVGRHAPLRLHPGLAAGQAADQAAAHLGWIVPNHALRRTACAVASQRPGVRILAGAQVAQVSVAADHAVVETMQAAGDAGDPAAPRTRLQARLVVAADSRFSAVRRQLGIGARMADFGRTVIVCRMRHEAPHHGIAHEAFGYDRTLAVLPLPDDPADGAPQCSVVVTTGAAEAAALMDQNADTFAAQVQAQFAGRLGTMALVGERHAYPLVATYADRFAGHRCALLGDAAVGMHPVTAHGYNLGLAGVEGLARAIANARQRGQDIGSADALRPYAREHHRRAWPIYEGTNAIVRLYTDARPLPRAVRQLVLQGARRLAPLKAAIVGELTGRSPWRSGTLGTDTQTPLR; encoded by the coding sequence ATGCCCCAGCAGCATTGCGACGTTCTCATCGTCGGCGCGGGCCCGTCCGGCCTGTCGCTGGCCATCGCCCTGTGCCAGGCCGGTTTCACCAGCACGGTGCTGGACCGGCTGCCCGCCACCGCGCTCGCCGATCCCGCGCCCGATGGCCGCGAGATCGCGCTCACCCACTCAAGCGGCGACACGCTGCGCCGCCTGGGCACTTGGGCGCTGCTGGCCCCGCACGAGATCGGCCGCATCGCCGAGGCCCGGGTGCACGACGGCCCGGTGGGACGGCACGCACCGCTGCGGCTGCACCCGGGCCTGGCCGCGGGCCAGGCCGCGGACCAGGCGGCCGCGCACCTGGGCTGGATCGTGCCCAACCACGCGCTGCGCCGCACCGCCTGCGCCGTGGCGTCGCAGCGGCCGGGCGTGCGCATCCTGGCCGGCGCGCAGGTGGCGCAGGTGTCCGTGGCGGCCGACCACGCCGTGGTGGAAACCATGCAGGCCGCGGGCGATGCAGGCGATCCGGCCGCGCCCCGCACGCGCCTGCAGGCCCGGCTGGTCGTGGCGGCCGACAGCCGGTTTTCCGCCGTGCGACGGCAACTGGGCATCGGCGCGCGCATGGCGGACTTCGGGCGCACCGTCATCGTCTGCCGCATGCGCCACGAAGCGCCCCACCACGGCATCGCGCACGAGGCCTTCGGCTACGACCGCACCCTGGCCGTGCTGCCGCTGCCGGACGACCCGGCGGACGGCGCGCCGCAGTGCTCCGTGGTCGTCACCACCGGCGCGGCCGAGGCGGCGGCCCTGATGGACCAGAACGCGGACACCTTCGCCGCGCAGGTGCAGGCCCAGTTCGCGGGCCGGCTGGGCACGATGGCGCTGGTGGGCGAGCGCCACGCCTACCCGCTGGTCGCCACCTATGCGGACCGCTTCGCCGGCCACCGCTGCGCGCTGCTGGGCGATGCCGCCGTGGGCATGCACCCGGTGACCGCCCATGGCTACAACCTGGGTCTGGCCGGCGTGGAGGGCCTGGCGCGCGCCATTGCCAACGCCCGGCAGCGCGGCCAGGACATCGGCAGCGCCGATGCGCTGCGGCCCTATGCCCGCGAACACCACCGCCGCGCCTGGCCGATCTACGAAGGCACCAACGCCATCGTGCGGCTGTACACCGACGCGCGCCCCCTGCCCCGCGCCGTGCGGCAGCTGGTGCTGCAGGGCGCCCGTCGGCTGGCACCGCTCAAGGCGGCCATCGTGGGGGAGTTGACGGGGCGCAGTCCGTGGCGGTCCGGTACGCTCGGGACCGATACCCAAACGCCGCTGCGATGA
- the argP gene encoding HTH-type transcriptional regulator ArgP, which translates to MALDSKQCEAFLAVAEAGSFEQAAAALHITSSAVSLRVRALETRLGQPLIVRGRPSRATRAGRQLLQHLQRARLMEQDLLAGLSGGDGDADAFFAVTLAVNADSLATWLLPALSGALQRERIAIELVVDDQEHTHALLEAGLAHACVSAQPHAMRGCTAEPLGRMRYRLVASPAFAAQWFGPRGITRASARRAPTVVFNRKDPLQAHALLNAFGLQASAYPSHYVPASEPFVAAIRLGLGYGMVPQLQIGDAIERGDLIDVLPDAATDVALYWHGWAQQPPRLERLAQRVMEAARGLL; encoded by the coding sequence ATGGCACTGGATTCAAAACAATGCGAGGCCTTTCTCGCCGTGGCCGAGGCGGGCAGCTTCGAGCAGGCCGCCGCCGCGCTGCACATCACGTCCTCGGCGGTGTCGCTGCGCGTGCGCGCGCTGGAGACGCGCCTGGGCCAGCCGCTCATCGTGCGCGGGCGGCCCAGCCGCGCCACCCGGGCGGGCCGGCAATTGCTGCAGCACCTGCAGCGCGCCCGCCTCATGGAGCAAGACCTGCTGGCGGGGCTCTCAGGCGGCGATGGGGACGCGGATGCGTTCTTCGCCGTCACGCTCGCGGTCAACGCCGATTCGCTCGCCACCTGGCTGCTGCCGGCGCTGTCGGGCGCGCTGCAGCGCGAGCGCATCGCCATCGAGCTGGTGGTGGACGACCAGGAGCACACCCACGCGCTGCTGGAGGCTGGCCTGGCCCACGCCTGCGTGTCGGCCCAGCCGCATGCCATGCGCGGCTGCACGGCCGAGCCGCTGGGCCGCATGCGCTACCGGCTGGTGGCCTCTCCCGCATTCGCCGCGCAATGGTTCGGGCCGCGCGGCATCACCCGGGCCTCGGCGCGCCGGGCCCCCACGGTGGTGTTCAACCGCAAGGACCCGCTGCAGGCCCATGCGCTGCTCAATGCGTTCGGGCTGCAGGCCAGCGCCTATCCGAGCCATTACGTGCCGGCATCGGAGCCCTTCGTCGCGGCCATCCGGCTGGGGCTGGGCTACGGCATGGTGCCGCAGCTGCAGATCGGCGATGCCATCGAGCGCGGCGATCTGATCGACGTGCTGCCCGATGCGGCGACCGATGTGGCCCTGTACTGGCACGGCTGGGCGCAGCAGCCGCCCCGGCTGGAGCGGCTTGCCCAGCGGGTGATGGAGGCGGCACGGGGCCTGCTGTAG